Below is a genomic region from Parageobacillus toebii NBRC 107807.
TCCAATTTAAATGGGCATATTTTGAATAAAATCATATGTAGTTAAAAAGGTGGTAAGAAGGTATATGAGTGTTCCACTCATATACCTTCATTTCCTGTTAAGATATATTTTCAAGAAAATGGAGGTGTAGGAAATTTGTTGAGATATATAAGCAAACGTTTGCTCTACATGCTCATGTCTTTGTTTTTAATTGTAACGGCGACATTCTTTTTAATGCGTGCTGCTCCAGGAGGGCCATTCTCGAGTGAAAAACAAGTTCCGCCAGAAATCGAGAAAAACTTGAATGAATATTATGGACTCGACCGCCCTTGGTATATTCAGTATTTTGATTATTTAGTTTCGATTGCCAAATGGGATTTTGGGCCTTCATTTAAATATAAAGGACAAACTGTTAACGATTTAATTGATGAAGGATTTCCCGTTTCCTTTTTCCTCGGCATGGAATCATTATTAATAGCCATAAGTGTGGGGATTTTACTAGGAGTTATTGCGGCTTTGAAACACAATAAATGGCAAGATTATGCAGCGATGGTTTTTGCGGTTTTGGGAATCTCTGTTCCAAGCTTTATTATGGCTTCCATTTTGCAGTATTTTTTAGCGATCAAGCTAGGATGGTTTCCAGTTGCGCGCTGGGAATCGCTGCAGCATACTGTTTTGCCTGCGCTTGCTCTTGCGGCAACGCCGACGGCATTTATTGCTCGTTTGACTCGCTCCAGTATGTTGGAAGTATTAAGCAATGATTATATTCGCACTGCGAAAGCAAAAGGACTCTCACAAGGACAAATTACAGTGAAACACGCCATTCGCAATGCGATACTTCCAGTTGTAACCTATTTAGGCCCTTTGTCCGCACAAATTTTAACAGGAAGCTTTGTGATTGAAAAAATTTTTGGTATTCCTGGACTTGGAAGCCATTTTGTAACAAGTATTACAAACCGCGACTATACAACAATTATGGGTGTCACGGTGTTTTATAGTATTCTACTATTATTGTCTGTGTTGCTTGTGGATATTGCTTATGGCTTTATTGATCCACGCATTAAATTAGCCGGTGGCAAGAAAGGGGAGTAATCATGCAGCAGATTCCGAAAGAGATGTTCCAGCCAGCGGTAGCCGATGTTGGAGAAGCGGAGAAATTATCAAAACCGAGTCTTTCGTTTTGGAAAGATGTTTCGATACGTTTTCGAAAAAATAAATTAGCAATGTTTGGATTAATTTTATTAATTCTTTTAGTGTTCATGGCCATTTTTGGGCCGTATATGACAAAATATGATTACGCAACGAACGATTTAATGAATACGAACCAGCCTCCTTCTTCCGAACATTGGTTTGGAACCGATGAACTTGGACGTGATATATTTACTCGCACATGGTATGGTGCTCGTATCTCTTTATTTATCGGATTGGCAGCTGCGCTTATCGATTTGGTGATCGGAGTGCTCTGGGGAGGAATTGCTGGTTATCGCGGGGGAAAAACGGATGAAATCATGATGCGCATTGCTGATATTTTATACGGAGTCCCTTATTTGCTTTTAGTCATCATATTAATGGTTATTTTGGGACAAGGGTTAGGAACCATGATCCTTGCCATGACGATTACTGGATGGGTAAATATGGCACGTATCGTTCGAGGCCAAGTGCTGCAGCTGAAAAGCCAAGAATATGTATTAGCAGCGCGGACGCTTGGTGCGAGCACATCAAGAATTATGTTTAAACATTTGATTCCGAATGCCATGGGCTCAATCCTTGTTACGATGACGTTAACGATTCCTAACGCCATTTTCACAGAGGCATTTTTAAGCTATTTAGGATTAGGTGTTCCACAACCGTTGGCAAGTTG
It encodes:
- a CDS encoding ABC transporter permease; this encodes MLRYISKRLLYMLMSLFLIVTATFFLMRAAPGGPFSSEKQVPPEIEKNLNEYYGLDRPWYIQYFDYLVSIAKWDFGPSFKYKGQTVNDLIDEGFPVSFFLGMESLLIAISVGILLGVIAALKHNKWQDYAAMVFAVLGISVPSFIMASILQYFLAIKLGWFPVARWESLQHTVLPALALAATPTAFIARLTRSSMLEVLSNDYIRTAKAKGLSQGQITVKHAIRNAILPVVTYLGPLSAQILTGSFVIEKIFGIPGLGSHFVTSITNRDYTTIMGVTVFYSILLLLSVLLVDIAYGFIDPRIKLAGGKKGE
- a CDS encoding ABC transporter permease gives rise to the protein MQQIPKEMFQPAVADVGEAEKLSKPSLSFWKDVSIRFRKNKLAMFGLILLILLVFMAIFGPYMTKYDYATNDLMNTNQPPSSEHWFGTDELGRDIFTRTWYGARISLFIGLAAALIDLVIGVLWGGIAGYRGGKTDEIMMRIADILYGVPYLLLVIILMVILGQGLGTMILAMTITGWVNMARIVRGQVLQLKSQEYVLAARTLGASTSRIMFKHLIPNAMGSILVTMTLTIPNAIFTEAFLSYLGLGVPQPLASWGTMASEGVQALQYYPWRLFFPATFICLTIFAFNVVGDGLRDALDPRLRK